A stretch of DNA from Roseovarius faecimaris:
CAAATAACGCGGTCGAGGTGCAGGATGTCGAGGGCGGCGAGAAGACGTTTGCCACCACGAACACCAATGGCACCGGGGCGTATGTGCTGGTCAGCCGTGAGCCCGACGTCAAGACAGTGCTCAAGGCAAACGACAACTACTGGGGCAAGGGTGAATTCCCGCTTCAAGTGACCGAAATCGTCTATACACCGATCCAGAATGCCGCGACCCGCGTTGCCGCGCTGCTCTCTGGCGAAGTGGACTTCATCCAGGACGTGCCGGTGCAGGATCTGACCCGCGTGGCCAACACGGACGGTCTGGTTGTCAAAACCGCACCACAGAACCGGGTGATCTTCTTCGGCATGAACATGGGAGCTGCCGATCTGAAGAACGACAATGTCGATGGTGCCAACCCGCTGGCGGATGTCCGCGTGCGCAAGGCAATGTCGATGGCGATCAACCGCGATGCGATCAAGCAGGTGGTTATGCGCGGTCAGTCACAGCCTGCCGGGATGATTGCTCCTCCGTTCGTGAACGGCTGGACCGCAGAGATGGACAGCTCGTCCATGACCGATGTTGAAGCAGCCAAGGCGTTGATGGCAGAGGCCGGTTATGCTGACGGTTTCTCGATCCAGCTCGATTGCCCGAATGACCGCTACGTCAACGATGAAGCGATCTGTCAGGCCGCCGTCGGCATGCTCGCGCAGATCGGCGTGACGGTGAACCTCGACGCCAAACCGAAGGCTCAGCACTTCCCGCTCATCACCAATGATGAAACGGACTTCTACATGCTGGGCTGGGGCGTTCCGACCTACGACTCGGAATATATCTTCAACTTCCTCGTGCACACCCGCGGCGAGGACCGTGGCAGCTGGAACGGCACCGGGTTCTCCAATGCCGATGTCGATGCCAAGATCGTAAGCCTCGCCTCCGAGACCGACCTGAAGGCGCGCAATGCCACGATCGGTGAAATCTGGCAGGTGGTTCAGGATGAACAACTCTACATTCCGATCCATCACCAGGTTCTGAACTGGGGCATGACCGACAAGGTCGGCATCGAAGTGAGCCCGGAAGACGATCCGAAGATGAAGTTCTTCACGATGAACTAAATCAGGCGGCGGGCCGAACGGCCCGCCCCCGGGCG
This window harbors:
- a CDS encoding ABC transporter substrate-binding protein, coding for MKTTATLAAVLLMTSSLSVSAETLRWARAGDSLTLDPHAQNEGPTHTLAHQIYEPLIIRDMTGAFQAALATDWAPKEGDPNVWVFNLRQGVTFHDGADFTAEDVVFSINRAQSEDSDMKELLNSIVEVRAVDDHTVEFVTDGPNPILPSNLTNLFMMDKGWAEANNAVEVQDVEGGEKTFATTNTNGTGAYVLVSREPDVKTVLKANDNYWGKGEFPLQVTEIVYTPIQNAATRVAALLSGEVDFIQDVPVQDLTRVANTDGLVVKTAPQNRVIFFGMNMGAADLKNDNVDGANPLADVRVRKAMSMAINRDAIKQVVMRGQSQPAGMIAPPFVNGWTAEMDSSSMTDVEAAKALMAEAGYADGFSIQLDCPNDRYVNDEAICQAAVGMLAQIGVTVNLDAKPKAQHFPLITNDETDFYMLGWGVPTYDSEYIFNFLVHTRGEDRGSWNGTGFSNADVDAKIVSLASETDLKARNATIGEIWQVVQDEQLYIPIHHQVLNWGMTDKVGIEVSPEDDPKMKFFTMN